Proteins co-encoded in one Chitinophagales bacterium genomic window:
- a CDS encoding M12 family metallopeptidase, which translates to MKYTKLLFPLFVLLLFFNDSTLHAQSRGSSRIPQDAETYKPDNDNRKIKELDVTLPMRFNRQRLKLEIVDNMAIYEGDIVLGHEAEFNGEVSFAVAIANNTYRWEDGIMPYVLSPSHPRKTEILQAIDHINKKTKICMVERTNERDYVNFLSGSGCWSYVGRQTFEQAINIGNCSLGSIIHEICHAAGLYHEQSRSDRDQFIEIKWDNISEDKKQNFDRKDATGMDIGVYDFGSVMHYPATAFSKNGQPTIVSKVGAKAFGQRDGLSPMDISALNNLYSEAPGCGNEEVVVAPPTTGTGGGTTTTTLVPTGGGETKTPNPTTGTGGGETKTPNPTTGTGGGETKTPNPTTGTGGGETKTPNPTTGIGGGETKTPNPTTGTGGGETKTPNPTTGTNLGTKIRGGNLGNTGKPIVTTPEPNTKEPKPIQGKVSFFSEVNYEGKSIQLTTGRYSVEQLLKQLGTENIRSVLFGKELVIEFYLKDRNRKVLSESIPNLTDFKERYEMLIIKGNRR; encoded by the coding sequence ATGAAATACACAAAATTATTATTTCCCTTATTCGTTTTACTATTGTTCTTCAATGATTCAACTCTACATGCTCAATCAAGGGGTAGTTCTCGCATCCCTCAAGATGCCGAAACCTATAAACCCGACAACGACAATAGGAAGATAAAAGAATTGGATGTTACACTACCGATGCGTTTCAATCGCCAAAGGTTGAAGCTGGAAATAGTGGACAATATGGCGATTTATGAAGGTGATATTGTGTTGGGACATGAAGCTGAATTCAATGGAGAAGTATCATTTGCAGTCGCTATAGCAAACAATACATATAGATGGGAAGACGGAATTATGCCTTATGTTCTTTCACCCAGCCATCCCAGAAAAACAGAGATTTTACAAGCCATTGACCATATCAATAAAAAAACTAAAATATGTATGGTTGAGCGCACCAATGAACGAGATTATGTGAACTTTTTGTCAGGAAGCGGTTGCTGGTCCTATGTAGGCCGCCAAACCTTTGAACAAGCCATCAATATTGGCAATTGCAGCCTTGGTAGCATTATTCACGAGATTTGCCATGCAGCAGGATTGTACCACGAACAATCGAGAAGTGATCGTGATCAATTTATTGAAATAAAATGGGACAATATCAGCGAGGACAAAAAGCAAAACTTTGATAGAAAAGATGCAACAGGTATGGATATTGGTGTGTATGATTTTGGCTCTGTGATGCACTACCCTGCAACGGCTTTTAGCAAAAATGGGCAGCCCACTATTGTGAGTAAAGTCGGCGCAAAGGCTTTTGGTCAACGAGATGGCTTGAGTCCTATGGATATCAGCGCATTGAATAACTTGTATAGTGAAGCTCCTGGTTGTGGAAATGAAGAAGTGGTGGTTGCCCCTCCTACAACAGGTACTGGAGGTGGAACAACTACAACAACACTAGTGCCTACTGGTGGTGGAGAAACAAAAACGCCTAATCCTACAACTGGTACTGGTGGTGGAGAAACAAAAACACCTAATCCTACAACTGGTACTGGTGGTGGAGAAACAAAAACACCTAATCCTACAACTGGTACTGGTGGTGGAGAAACAAAAACGCCTAATCCTACAACTGGCATAGGCGGTGGAGAAACAAAAACGCCTAATCCTACAACTGGTACTGGTGGTGGAGAAACAAAAACGCCTAATCCTACAACTGGCACAAATCTCGGAACAAAGATAAGAGGTGGGAATTTGGGTAATACAGGAAAACCCATCGTCACAACACCCGAACCCAATACAAAAGAACCAAAACCTATCCAAGGAAAAGTAAGCTTTTTCTCTGAGGTCAACTACGAGGGAAAATCTATACAATTGACCACAGGCCGTTATAGTGTTGAACAATTACTCAAACAGTTGGGTACAGAAAACATTCGCTCAGTATTGTTCGGCAAAGAACTGGTGATTGAATTTTATCTAAAAGACCGCAATCGAAAAGTATTGTCGGAAAGTATCCCTAACCTGACCGACTTCAAAGAAAGATACGAAATGCTGATCATTAAGGGGAATAGGAGGTAA